From the genome of Candidatus Dadabacteria bacterium:
TCATACTCATCTGTGCCCCGATTCTGAAAAAAAGATGGACGGGGTCGCTTTTTCTCCTCGCAATCTCCGGTACCGTGCTCTCCCTCGTCCTTAACTTCTCCAGGTTCTCCGGCGAAAGTTCCGCGTTCTCCGGCGCATTGGTAATCGATTCCTTCTCCGCCTATTTCAACTCCCTTTTTCTTCTGGCAGCGCTTGCGACTATCCTTTTTTCAAAAGACCACCTCGAGAAACGCACGCAATGGCTTGAGGAGTTCTACGCGCTTGTGCTTTTCTGCACGAGCGGGATGATGGTTCTCGCCTCCTCGGTCGAACTCATGACGCTTTTCGTTGGGTTCGAAATCATGTCAATCGCCGTCTACATACTCTCGGGGTTCAGAAGCAAATCCCTCGACTCGACAGAATCAGGCGTAAAATACCTTGTTCTGGGAGGGTTCTCTTCCGCGGTGCTGCTTTTTGGAATCGCCCTTCTCTACGGGGCTACCGGTTCCACTTTTCTGGAGGAAATTCTAAAAAGTCCGGGGAATCTTCCGATGTATGTCTGCGGAGCCACCTTTGTTGCAGTGGGAGTCATTTTCAAGATAGGAGCCGTGCCGCTTCACCAGTGGGTGCCCGATATCTACGACGGAGCTCCCCTCACGGTTACGGGATACATGTCCGTTGCGGTAAAAGCGGCGGCTTTTGTGCTGCTGCTGAGAATATTTCTCGGTTCCGCTCCGGAATTTGAAAACTACATGACGGCCGCGGTGCAGATTGCGGCGGTGCTGACCATGGTAGTGGGAAATATAGCCGCCATATATCAAAAAAGCGTGAAGAGGATGCTCGCCTACTCAAGTGTGGCACACGCTGGATATGCCCTCGTCGGGGTAGCGGCAGTTCTCTCAGACTCTTCGGTCGGAAGCGGGAGCGTTCTTTATTATCTGTTTGCCTATACTTTTATGAACCTCGGAGCTTTCGGAATCCTTGCCTACGCGAGCAGGGAAGGAGACGATTGTGACACTTTCGAGAGGATATCGGGACTCTGGAGCAGAAAACCGGCGGCATCGCTCGCACTTGGAGTATTTATGTTCTCGCTTGCGGGAATCCCGCCGACTATAGGATTTTTCGGGAAATACAGGGTGTTTTTAGCTGCAGTCGACGCCAATCTGACGCCGCTTGCAGTAATAGGAATAATAACAAGCGTAATCTCCGCGTACTACTACCTCAAAGTGCTCGTCTACGCGTTTATGAGGGAAGACAGTTACGGAGCAAGCGCGAACAAACCGCTTTCGGGGGCTACAATTGCGGTGCTTACCGCAGTCACGGTTTTTTTCGGTATATTTCCTTTCTTGTCATGGGATCTAGCAGCTCAGGCCTCAATCACTCTTCTCGCCGGAATCGCATTTTAGACTGCAAGGGTTTTTTCCTTCGCCCGAGCGCGGAGGATTTTTATTTCAGAATTTAGGAAATGGAGAAAGGCAAAGACACTCAAGGCTTATTTGTAGATGTGATGGCGGTTTTTTTCTTCGCCCTCGGCGTATTTACCTTCGTAAGTCTTCTGGCCTTCAGCAACCTTCTTGAAATCGATGTAAAAGGCGCGATGGGAGGGGCGGGCCTTTATGTGTCCCACTCCCTTGGAAGTTCCTTCGGCACGCTTTCCTTCGTATTTCCCGTGCTGATGTTCTATTCATCATACGTGATCCTGAGAAAGCGGCCCGCCCAAAAAATATACTGGAAGCTTTTCTCCACAATTATTTTCCTTCTCTCCTCGACCACCCTGCTGGGGCTTGTTTACGGAAAAAGCTCCCTTCTAGGCTACTCGCCGGCCGGGGGATGGCTGGGTCTTGCGATCTCCAGAGAATTTGCGCAGAACATCC
Proteins encoded in this window:
- a CDS encoding NADH-quinone oxidoreductase subunit N, with product MNMQVLFESTLAILPECVLILAALLILICAPILKKRWTGSLFLLAISGTVLSLVLNFSRFSGESSAFSGALVIDSFSAYFNSLFLLAALATILFSKDHLEKRTQWLEEFYALVLFCTSGMMVLASSVELMTLFVGFEIMSIAVYILSGFRSKSLDSTESGVKYLVLGGFSSAVLLFGIALLYGATGSTFLEEILKSPGNLPMYVCGATFVAVGVIFKIGAVPLHQWVPDIYDGAPLTVTGYMSVAVKAAAFVLLLRIFLGSAPEFENYMTAAVQIAAVLTMVVGNIAAIYQKSVKRMLAYSSVAHAGYALVGVAAVLSDSSVGSGSVLYYLFAYTFMNLGAFGILAYASREGDDCDTFERISGLWSRKPAASLALGVFMFSLAGIPPTIGFFGKYRVFLAAVDANLTPLAVIGIITSVISAYYYLKVLVYAFMREDSYGASANKPLSGATIAVLTAVTVFFGIFPFLSWDLAAQASITLLAGIAF